In Sporosarcina psychrophila, a genomic segment contains:
- a CDS encoding YpdA family putative bacillithiol disulfide reductase gives MIQKDVIVVGGGPCGLSAAIELQKQGLDVLVIEKGNIVNSIYHYPTHQTFFSSSMKLSIGDIPFITAIDRPKRNDALVYYRKVAELKEIPINSFEKVVDVAKISTGFHVLTDKDEYLATNVVIATGYYDNPNHLGIEGEDLPNVFHYFEEAHPYFRKKVVVIGGKNSSIDAALELERAGALVSVVYRGSDYSPSVKPWILPGFDSLVRSGEIAMHFNADVVKITDVSVTIDIAGELFDIENDYVFAMIGYHPDHTFLKKVGISIEEESGRPSFDEETMETNVEGLFIAGVIAAGNNANEIFIENGKFHGEIIARTIDAKQNSIK, from the coding sequence ATGATACAAAAAGATGTAATAGTGGTAGGGGGAGGTCCATGTGGCCTGTCAGCAGCAATAGAACTGCAAAAACAGGGACTGGATGTTCTTGTTATCGAAAAGGGCAATATAGTCAATTCGATTTATCATTATCCGACGCATCAGACGTTTTTCAGTTCAAGTATGAAGTTGTCTATAGGGGATATTCCATTTATCACGGCTATAGATAGACCGAAGCGGAATGACGCACTTGTTTATTACCGGAAAGTTGCGGAACTGAAAGAAATTCCTATCAATAGTTTTGAAAAGGTAGTTGATGTTGCGAAAATAAGTACGGGATTCCATGTTTTGACGGATAAAGACGAGTATTTAGCAACTAATGTGGTAATCGCGACTGGCTACTACGACAATCCAAATCATCTCGGTATTGAAGGGGAGGACCTCCCGAATGTCTTCCACTATTTTGAAGAGGCACATCCTTACTTCAGAAAAAAAGTGGTTGTAATTGGAGGAAAGAACTCTTCCATCGATGCTGCTCTCGAATTGGAACGTGCTGGGGCACTGGTTTCAGTTGTTTACCGCGGTTCCGATTATTCACCAAGTGTTAAGCCCTGGATTTTACCTGGTTTCGATAGCCTTGTTCGTAGTGGTGAAATTGCCATGCATTTTAATGCGGATGTTGTCAAAATCACGGATGTTTCCGTCACGATTGATATCGCAGGGGAATTGTTTGACATTGAAAATGATTATGTCTTCGCAATGATTGGCTATCATCCCGATCACACTTTCCTAAAAAAGGTTGGTATTTCGATTGAAGAAGAAAGCGGTCGCCCTTCTTTTGACGAAGAAACAATGGAAACGAATGTCGAAGGGCTCTTTATTGCAGGTGTTATTGCTGCGGGGAATAATGCCAATGAGATTTTCATCGAAAATGGTAAGTTTCATGGTGAAATAATTGCGCGTACGATTGATGCAAAACAAAATAGTATAAAATAA
- a CDS encoding LysM peptidoglycan-binding domain-containing protein, with amino-acid sequence MKNDDYKTDFEEHRKEIGLDDGHEVSKLPSRSELHRKGRKPKKKSSHTMINVILGLFTLIPVLILVYIISDFYTPGDRTSAKGGETGTLFEMNSEKPVEKTADADKDDEKKATSNEDEKSAVKTEAEAKVEEKPVSKPVVNVNPTPEKKPEVKVETKPEKKPEVKPESKPVAKTHTVGSNENLYRISLKYYGNGGGVEKIKSANGLTSNEIGVGQRLVIP; translated from the coding sequence ATGAAAAATGATGATTATAAGACTGACTTTGAAGAGCACAGGAAGGAAATCGGTCTAGACGATGGTCATGAGGTTAGCAAGCTTCCATCGCGTAGCGAATTGCATAGGAAAGGTCGTAAACCTAAAAAGAAATCCAGCCATACGATGATTAATGTTATTCTTGGGTTATTCACACTTATTCCGGTACTCATTTTAGTGTATATTATTTCCGATTTTTATACTCCGGGTGATCGTACGTCAGCAAAAGGTGGGGAAACCGGCACGCTCTTTGAAATGAACAGTGAAAAGCCAGTTGAAAAAACTGCTGATGCTGATAAAGACGATGAAAAAAAAGCAACTAGTAATGAGGACGAAAAGAGTGCTGTGAAAACTGAAGCTGAAGCAAAAGTTGAGGAGAAGCCAGTATCTAAACCAGTAGTGAATGTCAATCCAACACCAGAAAAGAAACCAGAAGTAAAAGTAGAAACGAAGCCGGAGAAGAAACCGGAAGTAAAACCGGAGTCTAAACCAGTAGCAAAAACGCATACGGTTGGTAGTAATGAAAACCTTTATCGTATTTCTTTGAAATATTATGGTAACGGTGGAGGCGTCGAAAAAATCAAAAGCGCAAACGGCTTAACATCGAATGAAATTGGGGTTGGACAGAGACTTGTCATTCCTTGA
- a CDS encoding ferredoxin — translation MPKYTIVDQDTCIACGACGAAAPDIYDYDDEGIAYVILDDNMGTAEVPEELMEDLEDAFDGCPTDSIKTADAPFDGDALKYED, via the coding sequence ATGCCTAAATATACAATCGTTGATCAGGATACATGTATAGCGTGTGGTGCGTGTGGAGCTGCTGCCCCGGATATATACGATTATGATGATGAAGGAATTGCTTATGTTATCCTCGATGATAACATGGGAACAGCTGAAGTTCCAGAAGAACTGATGGAAGACCTAGAAGACGCTTTCGATGGCTGCCCAACCGATTCTATCAAAACCGCCGACGCACCATTTGATGGCGATGCACTTAAATACGAAGATTAA
- a CDS encoding helix-turn-helix domain-containing protein gives MKLSSILLTIIGRIDGERTIYAGLHLLRGKRSGQTLQDVEYYGLKEFFGIVPKLTAERFDEAAKQLSDRGFISTMDDSFVKLTEQGRVEVGKLPSYRFNGWDYRGREMIFFGRLSLVVQTVSNFKAKEKSFMPAQKDRDIQTFVKMLLHNQRISDPVFAKGVSEEIRLCITRSEMDERQKTIITHRLSGFGLTGWTWDQLADNLKLNPFDIRLLFIEGLHMMLAVIILSPDLPFLRKIAESVKVSTYLTDSSVKTKQLFDRGFSLEEIAMARNLKQSTIEDHFVEMSINDTEFPLTQFVSEEDAEAVAGKVKEIGTRRLRLLKSEFETLSYFQLRLILGARTGGGN, from the coding sequence ATGAAACTATCTTCAATACTATTAACCATCATAGGCAGAATAGACGGTGAACGAACAATCTATGCGGGACTTCACCTATTACGCGGCAAACGATCGGGACAAACACTGCAAGATGTTGAATACTACGGTTTGAAGGAATTCTTTGGTATTGTACCAAAACTGACAGCTGAACGATTCGATGAGGCGGCTAAACAGTTAAGTGATAGGGGTTTCATCTCAACAATGGATGATTCTTTCGTCAAACTGACGGAGCAAGGTCGCGTGGAAGTTGGCAAATTACCGTCCTACCGATTTAACGGCTGGGATTATAGAGGAAGGGAAATGATTTTTTTCGGAAGGTTATCGCTTGTTGTGCAGACGGTTTCGAATTTCAAAGCAAAGGAAAAATCGTTTATGCCCGCTCAAAAAGACCGTGATATTCAAACTTTTGTTAAAATGCTACTACATAATCAGCGAATCAGTGATCCAGTATTTGCTAAAGGCGTCAGCGAAGAAATTCGGCTATGTATTACTCGAAGTGAAATGGATGAAAGACAAAAAACAATTATCACTCATCGCTTAAGTGGTTTCGGACTGACAGGCTGGACATGGGATCAGTTAGCAGATAATTTGAAACTAAATCCATTCGATATCCGTCTACTATTTATAGAAGGTCTACATATGATGCTTGCTGTCATTATTCTGTCTCCTGATTTGCCTTTTTTGCGAAAAATAGCTGAAAGCGTCAAGGTTTCGACATATTTGACGGATTCCTCTGTAAAAACGAAGCAACTTTTTGATCGTGGCTTTTCTCTTGAAGAAATTGCGATGGCGCGCAACTTGAAACAGAGTACAATTGAAGATCATTTTGTAGAAATGTCTATTAATGATACAGAATTTCCGCTAACACAGTTTGTTTCTGAGGAAGATGCAGAAGCAGTAGCTGGAAAAGTGAAGGAAATTGGAACCCGTAGACTTCGCTTGCTGAAATCTGAATTCGAAACGCTTTCCTATTTTCAACTTCGTCTCATCTTAGGTGCGCGGACGGGAGGGGGCAACTAA
- a CDS encoding ECF transporter S component: MNNKKLRKMILIAMLGSIATVLMQFNFPLPALPGFLKIDFSEIPAVLAIMTMGPVAGIAVELLKNIMHWFMSGSPTGVPVGEIANFATGVLFIMPIYFIFNKFKTSIGLAGGLIAGTVSMAIGMSVLNYLLFLPMYTYFMNFPAMAGNELATFIVLGVLPFNLIKGIMLMIISMLLFKSMKKWIAQQRTQLTS; this comes from the coding sequence ATGAATAACAAAAAGTTGCGAAAGATGATTCTCATCGCGATGTTAGGGAGTATTGCAACTGTTTTGATGCAGTTTAACTTCCCATTACCTGCACTACCTGGATTCCTGAAAATTGATTTCAGTGAGATTCCAGCGGTTTTGGCAATAATGACGATGGGACCTGTAGCAGGTATTGCGGTCGAACTGCTTAAAAATATAATGCACTGGTTCATGTCAGGTAGCCCGACAGGTGTTCCTGTTGGTGAAATTGCAAACTTTGCAACAGGCGTGCTTTTCATAATGCCGATTTATTTTATCTTTAATAAATTTAAAACATCTATTGGTCTAGCGGGAGGCCTCATTGCTGGAACTGTCTCGATGGCTATTGGCATGAGTGTCTTGAATTACCTACTGTTTTTACCAATGTATACGTATTTCATGAATTTCCCAGCCATGGCAGGGAATGAGTTAGCTACTTTTATTGTTTTAGGAGTTCTACCATTTAACTTGATCAAGGGAATTATGCTAATGATTATTTCCATGCTGCTTTTCAAGAGTATGAAAAAATGGATTGCACAACAGCGTACCCAATTAACTTCATAA
- a CDS encoding RecQ family ATP-dependent DNA helicase, with protein MAIHKLLKERFGFDQFRAGQEDVIRDVIAGKDTIAILPTGIGKSLCYQLPAYVLEGTVLIVSPLVALMEDQVAIMKRNGEKRVVALNSFLSYSEKNRIMGELGSYKFIFISPEMLLQKNVTAHFRNIQLSLIVVDEAHCISQWGFDFRPEYLRLGEFFEGLNRPGILALTATADDKVKADICRYLQLQMPAIHQHSLDRPNISYSIVKVDNGMMKTEWIKNRIVTTAGPGIIYVASRKRADELSQLLQLEGVSVASYHAGKEQEDRAFIQEQFITGEISWICATNAFGMGIHKDDIRQVIHEHVPQAIASYIQEVGRAGRDGDLAAATLLFSSDDEGRTRFIIQDDLPQEWEIKHYKSLLVENYPPAEAAELARISETGKRVIDYYIERMPIEDVIIRMSELIREKEAQLQTMLRLVHSERCIREEILGFFGEACGMKPKFCCSVCGTADGLKLDVQKTIVLDKRMVDWEERLTGLLG; from the coding sequence ATGGCTATTCACAAATTATTAAAAGAGAGATTCGGTTTTGATCAATTCAGGGCAGGACAAGAAGATGTCATTCGAGATGTGATTGCGGGCAAGGACACGATTGCAATTTTACCTACAGGTATAGGGAAGTCACTTTGCTACCAATTACCTGCCTATGTACTTGAAGGTACTGTCTTAATCGTTTCACCACTCGTTGCGTTGATGGAAGACCAGGTGGCAATCATGAAAAGGAACGGTGAAAAAAGGGTTGTTGCGTTAAACTCATTTCTTTCTTATTCGGAGAAAAACAGAATAATGGGGGAATTAGGCAGCTATAAATTCATTTTTATATCACCTGAAATGTTGTTGCAAAAAAATGTGACTGCTCATTTTCGTAACATTCAGTTGTCGTTAATTGTTGTTGATGAGGCTCATTGTATTTCTCAATGGGGATTTGATTTTAGACCAGAATATTTGAGGCTAGGAGAATTTTTTGAAGGATTGAATCGACCAGGTATTTTGGCTCTTACCGCAACGGCCGATGATAAAGTAAAGGCTGATATTTGCAGGTATCTGCAACTTCAAATGCCTGCAATTCATCAACATTCGTTGGACCGCCCTAATATTTCTTATTCAATTGTCAAAGTTGATAATGGGATGATGAAAACGGAGTGGATTAAGAATCGTATAGTAACGACGGCGGGTCCTGGAATCATTTATGTGGCATCGCGAAAGCGGGCTGATGAACTATCTCAGCTTCTTCAGCTGGAGGGTGTTTCTGTGGCATCTTATCACGCCGGCAAAGAGCAAGAAGATCGAGCGTTCATTCAGGAACAATTTATCACTGGTGAAATTAGCTGGATATGTGCTACAAATGCGTTTGGAATGGGTATACATAAAGACGATATCCGTCAAGTGATCCATGAACATGTACCTCAAGCTATCGCAAGTTACATTCAGGAAGTGGGGCGTGCGGGACGTGATGGTGATTTAGCGGCAGCGACGTTACTTTTTTCGTCCGATGACGAAGGAAGAACGCGTTTCATTATCCAAGACGATCTCCCTCAAGAATGGGAAATCAAGCACTATAAAAGTCTTCTCGTAGAGAACTATCCGCCTGCTGAAGCAGCTGAACTGGCACGGATTAGCGAAACAGGAAAACGTGTCATAGACTACTACATCGAACGGATGCCGATTGAAGATGTCATTATTCGTATGTCTGAATTGATACGTGAAAAAGAAGCGCAACTACAGACGATGCTTCGATTAGTTCATTCTGAAAGATGTATTCGGGAAGAGATTTTAGGTTTTTTCGGCGAGGCATGTGGAATGAAACCGAAGTTTTGCTGTTCGGTTTGTGGAACAGCGGATGGTCTAAAGCTTGATGTACAAAAAACAATCGTGTTGGATAAACGAATGGTGGATTGGGAGGAAAGGTTGACGGGGCTTCTTGGATAA
- a CDS encoding metallophosphoesterase has product MITVNKMIWSSVSLMIGFLIYMFMSARRRNVIYHNMNVASDSQADKKMSVFFISDIHRRKIDDKLLAKVQSAHDIDIVIIGGDLAERGVPLVRIAENIRKLAQLGPLFYVWGNNDREVGEEEMREIITRYGGKILDNESSVIPGHPRWGIAGTDDPSSRNVDIDSTLRVVSQYDNVILVTHTPSLFRKVEQLYEPRLMLAGHTHGGQIRIGKYGLQEKGSFRLKKGRAKLISNGYGTSTLPLRLGAAPECHVIVINYGEVY; this is encoded by the coding sequence ATGATTACGGTTAATAAAATGATATGGTCATCTGTTTCGCTGATGATTGGATTTTTAATATATATGTTTATGAGTGCTAGAAGAAGGAATGTTATTTACCATAATATGAATGTTGCGTCTGATAGTCAGGCTGACAAAAAAATGTCGGTATTTTTCATTTCAGATATCCATCGGCGTAAAATCGATGATAAATTGCTAGCGAAAGTTCAATCTGCCCATGATATCGATATTGTTATCATTGGCGGTGATCTAGCTGAAAGAGGAGTACCACTAGTACGGATAGCTGAAAATATCCGTAAGTTAGCGCAATTGGGACCGTTATTTTATGTTTGGGGTAATAATGACCGTGAAGTTGGAGAAGAAGAAATGCGAGAGATTATTACTCGTTATGGCGGGAAAATCCTTGACAACGAAAGTAGTGTTATTCCTGGACATCCGCGTTGGGGTATAGCTGGAACGGACGATCCGTCAAGTCGAAATGTCGATATTGACTCGACCCTCCGTGTTGTCAGTCAGTATGACAATGTTATTTTGGTCACGCATACGCCTTCGCTTTTTAGGAAAGTGGAGCAGTTATATGAGCCTCGATTGATGCTTGCGGGGCACACACATGGCGGACAAATTCGAATCGGGAAATACGGTCTACAGGAAAAAGGATCGTTCCGATTGAAGAAGGGTAGAGCGAAGCTAATCAGTAATGGATACGGCACGTCTACGTTGCCACTGAGGCTTGGTGCGGCGCCTGAATGTCACGTCATCGTCATAAATTATGGAGAAGTGTACTAA